A region from the Malus domestica chromosome 07, GDT2T_hap1 genome encodes:
- the LOC103453280 gene encoding UDP-glycosyltransferase 76B1-like, whose product MEQSKHRRVILFPLPFPASHINPMLQLANILHTKGFSITIIHTNFNSHNFNPSAHPHFTFISIPDGLSESEAATNNILHLFSLLNVKCVEQFRECLASLLSADANSEEPIACLISDAIFHFTQPVAESLKLPRLVLETMGATSTAVYYAFPLLRERGYLPIQDYRLEELVKELPPLKVKDLPVVKGCDADKYFEFIVYLLSITQASDGLIFNTFEDFEETSLAKIRHEYLPNTPIFPIGPFHKYSPSPSSNSLLSQDQSCISWLNTQAPKSVVYVSFGTVAKMEEAQFLEIAWGLCNSNQPFLWVVRPDLVHGSNCLEQLPSGFVETLNGRGHIVKWASQNDVLAHPAVGAFWTHNGWNSTFESVCEGVPMICTPSFADQMVLARYASEVWKVGLQIEDGIERGLIEKAIRKVMVEKEGEEMRDRALKLMEKANLCLKQGGSSNQSLDGLVKHILSFKPFGVPQE is encoded by the exons ATGGAGCAGAGCAAACACCGGAGAGTGATACTCTTCCCCTTGCCTTTTCCTGCATCACATATAAACCCAATGCTGCAACTGGCCAACATTCTACACACCAAAGGCTTCTCCATAACCATTATCCACACCAACTTCAACTCTCATAACTTCAACCCATCAGCCCATCCACACTTCACGTTTATCTCAATCCCTGACGGCTTATCTGAATCCGAGGCGGCCACCAATAACATTCTCCATCTTTTTTCTCTTCTGAATGTCAAATGTGTTGAACAGTTCCGCGAATGCTTGGCTAGCTTGTTATCTGCTGACGCTAACTCAGAGGAGCCTATTGCTTGCTTAATTTCTGATGCTATCTTTCACTTCACACAACCTGTTGCTGAGAGCCTCAAGCTCCCAAGGCTTGTGCTAGAGACCATGGGTGCCACTTCCACTGCTGTTTATTATGCATTTCCTCTTCTGCGTGAAAGGGGTTACCTTCCCATACAAG ATTATCGACTAGAAGAGCTGGTAAAGGAGCTTCCACCTCTCAAAGTCAAAGACCTTCCGGTGGTTAAAGGGTGCGATGCCGATAAATATTTTGAGTTCATTGTTTACTTGTTAAGTATAACTCAGGCCTCAGATGGACTGATTTTCAATACTTTTGaagactttgaagaaacttcacTGGCCAAAATACGCCACGAATATCTACCCAATACTCCAATTTTCCCAATAGGCCCATTTCACAAGTATTCCCCTTCCCCTTCTTCAAATAGCCTATTGTCACAAGACCAAAGTTGCATTTCATGGCTAAACACTCAAGCACCAAAGTCAGTTGTTTATGTGAGTTTTGGGACCGTTGCCAAAATGGAAGAAGCTCAATTTTTGGAGATAGCTTGGGGACTATGCAATAGCAACCAACCCTTCTTGTGGGTGGTTCGACCTGATTTAGTCCATGGATCGAATTGCCTCGAACAATTACCTAGTGGGTTTGTCGAGACTTTGAACGGGAGGGGACACATTGTGAAATGGGCGTCACAAAATGATGTGTTGGCCCATCCGGCAGTTGGAGCCTTTTGGACCCACAATGGTTGGAATTCTACATTCGAGAGTGTTTGTGAGGGGGTCCCCATGATTTGTACGCCAAGTTTCGCCGATCAAATGGTTCTTGCAAGATATGCGAGTGAAGTTTGGAAGGTCGGGTTGCAGATTGAAGATGGGATTGAGAGAGGTTTGATTGAAAAAGCAATTAGGAAAGTAATGGTGGAGAAGGAAGGGGAAGAGATGAGAGACAGAGCCTTGAAGCTAATGGAGAAGGCAAATCTTTGCCTCAAGCAAGGTGGCTCCTCAAACCAATCTTTGGATGGGTTGGTTAAACACATTTTATCATTCAAACCATTTGGTGTTCCACAAGAATAA